The segment CAGCATCGCGGCGCTGTAGAGCAGCAGCACCGGCGGCTGGCGCTGGACCGCCGACAGCACCAGCAGCACCACCGCGGCGAGCAGGGTCGCGGCGGCGACCGCGTCGACCAGCCAGACCGGCTGGGCGACGGTCAGCAGCCGGCGGAAGGACTCCAGCGTGGAACGGCCGAAGTCGAAGTGCGACTGCCAGGCGTCCTGGACCCGGAAGTAGCCGTCCCAGCGGCCCTTGCGCCGGCCGACCCAGGCGATGAAGCCGACCGAGCCGAGCGGGGCGAGCAGCGCCCCGGCCAGGGCCCGCGGGTTCCGGTGCCGGAGCAGGTCGAGCAGCGCGGCCGCGCAGACGGCCAGCGCGAGGGCCGGTCCGGTCGGCCGGGTCAGCCCGGCGCAGCCGGTCAGCACCCCGGCCCAGACCCAGCGGCGGCGCAGCGCGGCGTGCACCGCCCAGGCCGCGAAGGCGGTGAACAGCGCCTCCGAGTAGGCGGCGCTCTCCACCACGGCGTACGGCAGGACGCCCCACAGCACGGCCGCCAGCACCCCGACCCGGTCCCCGTACAGCCGGGCGGCGACCGCGAAGATCCCCCACGCCGCGGCCAGCGACGCCGCCCAGGCCACCGCGAGGGCCGCGGCGCCGACCGGCAGCAGCAGCGCGAGCAGGCGCACCGGCAGCGGGTAGCCGGGGAAGAACGCGTACGGCTCGTAGGCGCCGTACGGGCCGGGGACGGGCGCGGTGCCCGCGTAGCCGTGCAGGGCGATCTGCCGGTACCAGTAGGCGTCCCACATGCCGCCGAGCCGGCGCAGCCCGCCGGGGTCGCGGTGCGCGCCCCACAGGACGACCACCAGCACGCCGAGCGCGCGGACGGCCGCGTAGCCGAGCAGCGCGGCGCGGGCGGCCCGGCGCGGCGGGCGGAGGGCGCGGCGGCGGCCGGGCGCGGCGGCGGGCTCGGGGCCCGGCCCGGTCAGGACGCGGGCCACGGTCAGCGCTCCAGCAGGGTGACGGTGACGCCCTTGAGCCGGGTGACGGCGGCCTTCGGGAAGGCCGCCCGGAGAGCGGCGGCCTCGGCCGGGTCGAAGCCCGCGTACGGGTCGCCGGTGCCGGGGGTGACCACCCAGACCCGCGGGACGCCGACGAGGGCGGCGGCCGGGTCGTCGGTCAGCAGCGGGTAGAGGTCG is part of the Kitasatospora setae KM-6054 genome and harbors:
- a CDS encoding glycosyltransferase family 39 protein — encoded protein: MARVLTGPGPEPAAAPGRRRALRPPRRAARAALLGYAAVRALGVLVVVLWGAHRDPGGLRRLGGMWDAYWYRQIALHGYAGTAPVPGPYGAYEPYAFFPGYPLPVRLLALLLPVGAAALAVAWAASLAAAWGIFAVAARLYGDRVGVLAAVLWGVLPYAVVESAAYSEALFTAFAAWAVHAALRRRWVWAGVLTGCAGLTRPTGPALALAVCAAALLDLLRHRNPRALAGALLAPLGSVGFIAWVGRRKGRWDGYFRVQDAWQSHFDFGRSTLESFRRLLTVAQPVWLVDAVAAATLLAAVVLLVLSAVQRQPPVLLLYSAAMLALALGDAAYFNSRSRFLLPAFGLLLPVAAGLARARGAAVPAVLLGAAALVSAAYGGYVAFVYPDAP